The Megalobrama amblycephala isolate DHTTF-2021 linkage group LG18, ASM1881202v1, whole genome shotgun sequence genome segment CCTCTGACATTTTTTTGCTCGGATGGATGACTTAAGCGAGAGATAATTTGGTCTAATTTGCTATGgtgcatatcagtacagagccGGATGAGACTTGGGTTCATTACCACACTTCAAGTAGAGCCACAGGTGTGAAGCCTTGCCCTCTGGTCAGCTTCTGTCTCTGCCAGTAAGTGAATTATTCCATTACGCTAAGATGTTCTCGCCTATTTCTTCTCTAAATCACGTCACTCAGACATCTCTAAGTCAGAGCATCTATAAATTAATACAGTCTGCACTATAAGAAGTCAACAAACAATCTTACAGCAACCTTGTTGTGTTTTCAGTTCTGTTGTTTTTTGAGAAATTTGAGAAACGTCGATGCACATGACAGGTTTGTTATAGGTAATCTGTGATTAAATAAAGACTAGAAATCATTGCCCAAAATAGTACGTACTGCCCCGAGAAAACACATTACTTGATggatgaactctcatgtggccTGATGGCAAAGTGGTCATTGATTTTTCAATGATCTGTATTCTgcctttcaaaaaaagaaaatgagctATTCTGCAACATAAAGCaagtaaattaatgtttgcaagCCTTTTGAGCAAAAGCAAGTATTGAGTATTTGTGGAAATAAAATGGATAATGGATATCTTGATTAAAAATGagaatgttaaataaagtcaaatGTTGCCTGCAAacattaaaaggatagttcccccaaaaatgaaatttctgtcaataattactcaccctcatgtcattcctaACCCGTAtcacaaagatatttttgatgaaattcaagagctctctgactcctccatagaccaCAATTTacttaccactttcaaggcccagaaaggtactaaagacattgttaaaatagtccatgtgtcACACATTAGCCGATAAAGGAACACAGAATATAATTAACATAGAGTTTACTGGTGACGAACATGTAGATAAGCATGACATTCAACAATAACTGACAAGGGATAGAACAGAACTGGGAGTATAAATACACGGGGTGAATGAGGGAACTAAAAAGGCACAGGTGGACGAAGATGAACTAATCGGGACTAATAAGAACAGGTGCAGACATGACTGAACGTAATCGTGACATTACGCCCCCCTCAAGAAGACGCAACCTCGCACCTTGATGACGACAGAGTTCAGAATGTAGAAATGAGGTGGAGGCTTGTGTGGAGGGTGGGGATGGTGGTGCTAGTACCATGGTGGTGCTGACAGAGGGAGGATCCAGGGCAGAGTCCTGACTGCAGAGGCAGACGGAACCCTGGGACCGATCGGCGGAGGTGGAACCATGGGGAGGGGATCCGGCGGAACAGAGCGGGTGATGGGATCTGGCTGAAAGGAGCAACAATGGGGCGACTGAGCATGACAGGGAAGTCAGAGGAAGGGAGGAGCCCAGTGACAGCATAGGGGTGCAGGGTGTATGCATCACCGGAACCCTGGAAGTCCATGGCAGAAGCTGGGTGTCAACCACCGGAGGCCAACCTGGAGTTCCGAAGGAGCCTGGCGAAGTCTCCGGGCAGACGGGCCACGGCGGTGATGAGGAAACGATGAGCCTAGGTGAAAGCGACGGGCTGACAGGTGGAGGTGGAGATGTGGGCCTGGAGGCCTGAGGTGCAGCAGGTGCCAAGCTGGTGAAGGAGAAGCCTGAGGTGAGGCAGGTGAGTCGGACGGAGCTAGCGGCGGTGGCAAAGCCGAGGAGCTAGATGACACCAGTGGCGCCGACAGATCCAGGGGACTGGCCATAACAAGTGATGGTGATGGGATCAGGAAGTAAGACAGGGATGAAGGCTGAAGAAGATTTCCGGATGGGAACGGCGAAGAAGCTGTAGATTCGAGGGTGGGGATTTGGGTGGGAACTGGATCCGTGGACCATAGATCTGGCTCTGCCATGGACGGATCCACCTGTCTGGGCTCCGGGGCTTCGATGTTCTCTGGTTCTGGGATGGCCTCAGTGGGCGCAACCACCGTCAGTTCTCTGGTTGGAGAAGGAGGTGCAGTGCGGGTGAGTCCATCTTCTCTTTTTTACTCGATTTGAGGGTCAGTTATTCTGTCACGCGTTAGCCATTGAAGGAAGATGCGTAACACAGAATATTGTCAATATAGAGTTTACAGGAGACTAATATGTAGATAAGCATGACATTCAACAATAACTGACAAGGGATAGAACAGAACTGGGAGTATAAATACACGGGGTGAATGAGAGAACTAAACAGGCACAGGTGGAGGAAGATGAACTAATCAGGACTAAGGAGAACAGGTGCTACGTAATCGTGACACCATGAGACTACattgttcaaccttaattttattttattttttgtttttgcgcacaaaaagtattcttgtcacttcataaaattaacgTTAAACCACTGTAATCATATGAGCTATtctaacaatgtctttagtgcctttctgggccttgaaggtggaaattaaattgctgtctatgggggGGTCAGACAGCACTCagatttcaaaaatatcttaatttgtgttatgaagatgaactaaggtcttacgggtttggaacgacatgagggtgagtaattaatgaaagaaattttcatttttgggtgaactaaccctttatcaTTGCCAGATCGTAATGCAATGCAACCAGAAATGGCAATCTTCTGATATACTAGTTCACTCCAATATTCATAACATAGCATATGAAAACAAAGGCCACTCAAAGAAGGGAAGTTAACTCCTTAAGGTCAAACACATGGAATATATTTCCCTTCAAAATATTTCCTTACTCATTTGCAGGAAAAACATATCGGCCCATCTGCTAATATGACCCTTTAGAAGGTCACTAGGAGCTGAACTTATGGGTCATAAAGTGAATATAGGAGGGTGATTAAATTTTGACCAGATTTTTCTGTGGTGGGAATGGTACCTCTTCTATATTCCCACACCTCATCAGAAAATTCTGGGTTCAGATAGGGAGTGAGCCTGGGAATGAGAGAGCTCCGAAGACATTGGCATCTCCAGTGCATTCCACCAGGAGATCTCAGCAAGCTTCAGGGACCAGCTCTGTAGTAACTCATCCATTGCTGAATTAATCACCACACATCAGGTTAACATGACACACGTCACTTTTAAATTCAAACCAGCTCATGAGTCAAGGCTTCATGCATTGTCATTGATTAGAATATACTGCAGGATAAAAATGTTAAGTGAGGTCCTCGCAATTAACCTTCTGCATCTTTTCCACTGGCTCTCGTCCATGACAGAACACTGTTCTTTTCATGAGTAAATGGTATTGAACTTTaacagtttaagacattttggACTATGAGGTCTGCGCTGGCTACCACAAACAGAAACTGAATTAACCAATGGAGTTTTTCCTGGCAACAGGATCACATTCTAAAGTGTCAGAAGTGGCACTATCTTGACTTTCAATCTGTAAAATTACTGcctatgattattttaaatcatgCCAATAGCAATGTGACTGTGCAACTGTTCATTCAATTGTGTATAATAcgcatgcatttttattaataaatactaaaccaaaataaactataaatatataatttaaaatataatatagaaTGTTATTTTACAACATATGGTCTCTTGCAATGGAACAAAACTAGCAAAGTGCCACAATCAAAGAATAAGATAGACCTAAATAAGGCcctaaaaatatttacataatcCATATTCCCTCTATAAAAGCGTGATAATGTGCAATACGTCTACATGACATGGTTCTGGAGATGACAGAATATTTTGCATGCATTCAACTGTTAATCATCCACCTCAGGAACGGCTGTAATTGCCGATAAATTCCATAGAAGACACACACTGCTacaaatttttataaaaatcgAATTATTCTAGTAATGTCACATGGGTTTGTCTCTTATTTGTCCAACAAGGTTGAACTTTATCTCTTATCATACACTAATGAAATAATGGGGCAGACTGTCTGTAACTGTACGCCCTGGACTCCTTTAAGCCACAACAATAATGCTTGTGCATGAAATATGAGATCCAAGTGTGGTTCTGTGTTTAGAAATATAAGTAGGATGAATACGCATAATGACTGAATGTTGAACATAGTCATGCACTGCTTTAAATGTGGAAGGTGGAACAGATCATGAGCAATATACAGTATAGCCAAGTTATATGTTTGCTGCAATTTATTTAAACtaaactctaaaaaatgttggattaaaaacaacccaagttgggttgaagatggacaaacccagcgattgggttgttttaacccagtggttgggttaaatgtttgcccaatgtgctggcaagttttatttaacccaacttttgtttaaaaattactatatggctgacttaaaatgaacccaaaataggttggaaattaaaaatcagacacataattactagaggcaacaataattaaagtgaacatttacacatttaagTTCTAAgaaatattaagtaactacatgtacttactacaggtttaggattagggtttggtttggtttagggttagttgcatttAATTacgcataatttatagttattactatagtaactacatgtaacatatgtaacaatgacactgtaaaataaagtgttaccaattattgtttaattattattcattaaacttgttaataaatgttcatttattaaacatattagtAAACATTCATTTCCAatatactttgggttcattttaagcaagcaatacatttttaaacaatagttgagttaaataaaactacaggTTGGGGAAACATTTAACCTAACcacgggttaaaacaacccaatctctgggttaaaacaacccaacagcATCTGATTTCTATAGGGCCCACTAGACCTTGATCAGGCTGGTAGACCACATTGGACCACCAAAAACAATGTTCTAAAACATTATTTCCAAACAGGGACATAGACCTAATTTTCATAGACAAAAAcgcttttttttctcatttagcTTATAAAGTGCAGCAAacatatacactctaaaaaaatgctgggttaaaaacaacccaggttgggttgaaaatggacaaacccagcgattaagttgttttaacccagcggttgggttaatttaactcaactattgtttaaaaatgactgtattgcatgcttaaaatgaacccaaagtctgttggaaatgaacatttattaatacgtttaatgaataataattaaacaataaacatttaataaattgcttattaataaatgttcaccttttgattattatttttgtctctagtaattatgtctgACTTTTCATTTCCAacttattttgggttcattttatgccagtcatatagcaatttttaaacaaaagtttaacatttaacaaaaggcaaacatttaacccaaccgctgggtcaaaacaacccaattgttgggtttgtccttttttttaacccaacttgggttgtttttatcctagcatttttagagtgtaggccTAAACTTTTCACTTGTACTGATCTGTCCAtcttaaatacagtttaaagtTTAGATAAAAGTTTAAAACAGTGCCTGCCATTTTCACAttcaaattacattaaatattgttttgatacatttacaTGTAGGAGGGTTTTAGCACCACAGAAAATTCTAAACTTTTATCTATTCTCCATCACGAATCTGCCTTTTACAAAATCCAATAGGCCTATTTCAGTAAAGTGAAACATAGGCGTAattgaaatgtttaatttgttgacaatggaccaatgaagatgttgtgtGAGGGTGTAattaaacttaattttttttgtactaATTGATAAAACATACGTACCAATTGGTAGTGCGAGGAAAAAAGGTAACCAGCACAGAATGAACATGCCCACTACAACACCAAGCGTTTTAGCAGCTTTCTTTTCTCTGGAAAACTTAAGTAATTTGACTGTCAGCGAGCTCCTCAAGTGCCCTTTGCTGCAGTCATCCTGCGTCTGAGAGCCTTTATAATGGATCCGGAGCGTCAGCTCATTCGAGTCCATGTGCTCCTTCATCACTCCAGCCTCGAGGTTTTTCGTGGTTCTTTTGGCAACTATATACACGCGGAAGTACATGGCCAGAATCACCGCTAAAGGGATGTAGAAGGAGCCGAGCGAGGAAAAGAGCGCGTAAAACGGCTCCTCTGTGATGAGGCACACAGTGTCGTCCTCTGAAGGAGGCTCTTTCCACCCGAGCAGAGGTCCTATGGAGATGACAAAGGCGAGAACCCAAACACCCAGCATGGCCAAGAGCGCCCTTTTCTCGGTCACAATGCTCGGGTACTGCAGCGGGTAACGCACCCCGATGTAGCGGTCTATGGAGATCACGCACAGGCTCATGATGGATGCGGTGCAGCACAGCACATCCACCGCAGCCCAGATGTCACAGAAAATCCTCCCGAACACCCAGTAGTTGAGAATTTCACGCGTGGCAGACACCGGCAGGACAGTTGTGCTCAGCAACAGGTCTGCCATGGCTAAATTGATGATGAAGTAGTTGGTTGGGATGCGCAGGTGCCTGTTGCACACTACGGAAAGAATAACGAGAATGTTGCCCACGATAGCAAACACAATAAAAGCGCCCAGAACCATACCCAGTGGAAGCGCGCGGCTGAGTCTGAACGAGCTCGGTTCGGTCCCGTTTCCCGCGGAGCTCGAGTTAGACACGTCGGACAGTTCGGAGGAAGCATTACTCAAGAAGTTCACGGCATGATCTGTATCAGAACTCATCTTGCCTCTGCAGTACCTCCATACCAAAGTAAGAGCAGTTTTCACCTTCAAATGCGCAAATTGTTATTTCGGTACTCCGGGGGGAAAAGACAGACATGAAAACGACCAATTCAAAAGATCCTTAGGTTCTGTTGCGCAACAAGCGTGACATAGGAAAAGTCCATAATTGTAAAGATTGTAGGAAGTCCGGTTGAAGATGTGCTGTCCGCAAACTTGGTTGGCTGAGTTCTCCGCAGTGTCTCTCCCGGTGTTCCCGTCTGATCCAGCGCACTGCCTCTGACCACTCCTGCATTCACCAAACCCCCTCCCCTGTGGAGACTACAGACCTGGCAAAGTGGTACATCTTCACTGCTTATTAACCTGTACACATATGGCAAGCCGTAGTATCCTTCATTCCTTAAAACCTTTACCTTTATAGcatctatttttatgtttttactaAGTAATTCAATAGAGCCTTTTTTCAGTTTAGTCAATTATACAGTAAACAATATCTATTTTATTAGTTATTGGTATCCTTTGCTAGTCATATGTGCCATCAAATTCTAtggtttaaatgttaaaagccAAAATCCGTAGACTTATTTTTATAGATACATTGTAAACCCGagtaagttggcaaaactcaaaaaaaatcaatcatgCCTCATTGCCTCAacatttttaagttaaaaaaatcacagtttAAGTAAAccgaactggcagatttttattttgtactactcatacattttaattgttcttaacttgaaatgtttgagtacactcatacatttaacttaaaattatcatgtaacctcaatgtaaacatttttatttgacaagCTAATTCGAAAaatgctaatttgctaacatgttaacaataacatGGGATAACACTTGCtgaattagcataacaaaacattaatcactactaaatctcacattaatcttgcattaaaaaaaaacattatataacacttatttttcagcatttactctcccttttgaGTGCCATAGGCAAAGCATGCATGGGAAATAGAAATcacagcccagtttcagttaaaagtttgtctaaattaaaataaataagttcataaaactcaaaacaatgaaacagttcagtttacttaaaatatatcagttcggAGAACTgggaagaaaaagaaagtgctaaatactcataaaagttaatttgactgaaataatttgtttaatttaagtttgtcctactccaACCAATTAATTCTTTTGagtgttagggtttacagtgtacacaaagttgttgttgttgctgctgctggatTCCTCTTTATCTTCAGTTGAATCATTTCCAGCTTTACTATACTTTGTAACTATTCAATCTTTGATTTTCCTCTATTGAATAGTTCCTGTgtatttactgtttatttggCAATGGTATTataattgttacattttaataaaactgaGCTCAAATGAGCCATTTAGCCATTCTATTTTCAAATgacaagtaaaataaaataattttttaatggaGATGAGGAAAGTTGCTGGTTACAATAAAATCTAATCGCAAAAAATAAATTGTGATCTGAGGAATAGTTAGGCATACTTTTCTATGAAGAGAGTAATGATGAATCTAAAAGATCACTACTGAAATAAGTAGTACCTAAAGAATAGTTAGTAGTGAAAAGATGCTAGTCACTACTGCACTGCTTGCAAGATGAaagacactatagttcattttaAGGAATAAATGTCACAACAGCTTGTCATATTACACCTATTTTGTCATAATTCTAACACatgcaaattaaaataaagggGTCACTAAAGGCCCCACAGCATGCTGTCAGGTAATGTAATACAATGTCAACAGGACAGCATGCCAATGCATACCAACCGCTCTATTCTTAGGATCATTCGCgatttaaaaaatggaaaacttgcAAACAATATCAAGGTTGTTGATGCATGGTGCTATCTAAGTGCAAATTTAAGTCTCAAGGACTCTGTTACTGTTCATATATACAATACCAAAAATGTCACACATGCCGCTTGTCCACAAGTttctttaaacatttatttttaggcTTTAAGTACCACTTTTATTttctaaaacacattttcttgTCTCTGGTCCTAGACAAATGAACTGCAGAAAGCACAAAGTCATTCACTGGCAAAGGTCTCCATGCTGTGCCATCTTTAAAGACTGCAGTGAGTGTCCAAATATTTCCACAAATCATCTGTAATTTTGTAAACTATAGCCACTAACTCAATCTCTTTACAAATGCCAGCCAAACAGGAATATACTTTGACAGTGATGAAGCACTTAATAGATTGTGCcaaaaaaccaaaacagaaaacagataACTCAAACAGATGGATGAAAACCTCCAAAAGTCAACTAATTTATACAAAAATCAAAGTAAATTACAGCTAGCGAGAGCTGTGTAAGAGGAACCAAGCCTGCTGTCTTGCAGAGGAATATCCTTGTTTTGAAGAAATTAAATAAGCCTTTTCATTTAAAGATCAGAGCATAGACTCTGAGTTTGCAGAGGCATAAAAGTGAGTCCAAACCTTAAGGATTGTTCATTACAAATTGATATAGACAGAGCCGATAGATTATGGAGTCCTAAACTGCACTCTCACCAGAGGCTAATTGGAAACAGCAGAGCATGTGACTTGAAGGGGAAAGTTATATCCTTTGTGGATGGGTCGGTAGGCGATGGCATTAAATGTATGGCTGATGCATTTCAACACAGACGCCAGTGCTGAGCTCAGGAGAAACAGCAGCCAGACCGCTGTGTGACCAGTGcaataaatacacacatgcacacataccCCACAGCACTGTATAGCTCTTGAAAACCATCCAACTATTAGCTCAAACACACTCCAAGTGAATTAAGGCGATTACATTTAATACCATCTCCGCTTTGAATGATGAATAGCATAAGGTGATGTGAAGTGAAAGGGGAGATTTGAAGGCAGAAAAATGCTGAGCTGTCATCCACACCAAACTAAACTGCGCCATCTTCTCCCAGAGTGGCGGCAAGCGTCTGTCAAATCGCAGAGTGACAGTATATATACTCAATATCAGAGAGAAAGCATTTCTTTATGAataaatctcttgaatgaatttCATTTACATTATAGCCACATATATGTTCTCATTCTTACATAAAGAATTGCTTTTAAAATAATGAAccaaaatattcattgt includes the following:
- the adra1ba gene encoding alpha-1A adrenergic receptor; the protein is MSSDTDHAVNFLSNASSELSDVSNSSSAGNGTEPSSFRLSRALPLGMVLGAFIVFAIVGNILVILSVVCNRHLRIPTNYFIINLAMADLLLSTTVLPVSATREILNYWVFGRIFCDIWAAVDVLCCTASIMSLCVISIDRYIGVRYPLQYPSIVTEKRALLAMLGVWVLAFVISIGPLLGWKEPPSEDDTVCLITEEPFYALFSSLGSFYIPLAVILAMYFRVYIVAKRTTKNLEAGVMKEHMDSNELTLRIHYKGSQTQDDCSKGHLRSSLTVKLLKFSREKKAAKTLGVVVGMFILCWLPFFLALPIGSFNTSLRPPETFFKVIFWLGYFNSCLNPIIYPCYSREFKQAFIRILRCQCQQRKQQGWRPYNYRAQMGSANQAYTDTSSICMNGSQQTLAPTHPSPTLFSRVVGSRPASGLLPGWAPCTSSSSSSLSESPFPGMMRSSSMATSPCKSNRMALLFPSGPHSKGPQHANGQNGKRNAEHGVISRNTPETTI